One Rhodothermus bifroesti DNA window includes the following coding sequences:
- the secD gene encoding protein translocase subunit SecD: MKRNGFKIGITLALLLLCGYYLYPTVRYALLQRKINQMPPEERARFIEANYGTIQSLREKSLKLGLDLQGGMHVALEVRVDALLRELATDVDETFEEVLAAAREQARLGNVSIIDAFVAEFERRDPNARLSRYFRNPDAGITRRSSNEEVAAYLRQQADEAVNRAIAIVRDRVDRYGVTEPAIQKQGTRRIVVELPGVDDPERVRRLLRGTARLEFRLMAEPQLLAAALQEIIAFYEPDTTAQATASAADTARTADTSLTALLGEPAQTTARPQNPLLAVLQPVGQGVVFGAVAGPDTAAVNRMLSRPEVRALLPPGVTLLYTANPVGTDAQGRPVYYLLGVRQEVELTGEVITDARVDFDELNRPQVSMTMNSEGARIWARLTGANVGKHIAIVLDNVVYSYPVVNERIPSGRSSITGLASQEEAQDIVTVLKSGALPAPVDIVEERTVGPSLGEASIRAGLRSTLIGLLVVALFMIFYYRTAGMIADLALVLNLIFILGILAAFNATLTLPGIAGIVLTIGMAIDANVLIFERMREELATGKTFRAALDLGYSKALSAIFDGNITTFFTGVILYSFGIGPIQGFAVTLMAGIAASLFSALVVTRIVFDYLVLERKLLVSVG, translated from the coding sequence GTATCCAACGGTCCGTTATGCGCTGTTGCAGCGAAAAATCAACCAAATGCCTCCTGAGGAGCGGGCGCGTTTTATTGAAGCCAACTACGGGACCATTCAAAGTCTGCGCGAAAAGTCCCTAAAGCTGGGGCTAGACCTGCAAGGGGGGATGCATGTGGCGCTGGAAGTGCGTGTCGATGCGCTGCTGCGGGAATTAGCGACGGATGTGGACGAAACGTTCGAAGAGGTGCTGGCTGCAGCCCGTGAGCAGGCACGGCTGGGGAACGTGTCGATTATCGATGCTTTTGTGGCCGAATTTGAGCGGCGCGATCCGAATGCACGGCTTTCGCGCTATTTCCGCAACCCGGACGCGGGCATTACCCGTAGGTCCTCAAATGAAGAAGTGGCTGCTTATCTGCGGCAGCAGGCAGACGAAGCTGTCAACCGAGCTATTGCTATTGTGCGCGATCGCGTTGACCGCTATGGTGTAACAGAGCCTGCAATCCAAAAGCAAGGTACGCGGCGCATTGTCGTAGAATTGCCTGGTGTAGATGATCCGGAACGGGTGCGGCGTTTGCTTCGAGGAACCGCGCGCCTGGAGTTTCGCCTGATGGCTGAGCCGCAGTTGCTGGCAGCCGCATTGCAAGAAATTATCGCGTTCTACGAACCAGATACCACGGCGCAGGCTACAGCCTCAGCTGCCGATACAGCCCGTACGGCCGATACCTCGCTGACCGCACTCTTAGGCGAGCCGGCCCAGACCACCGCCCGTCCGCAAAACCCCTTGCTTGCGGTGCTGCAGCCTGTAGGCCAAGGGGTGGTGTTTGGCGCTGTAGCTGGACCTGATACGGCCGCCGTGAATCGCATGCTCAGTCGGCCAGAAGTGCGGGCTTTGCTTCCCCCGGGCGTAACGCTTCTGTACACGGCCAATCCCGTAGGTACCGATGCCCAAGGCCGACCGGTGTACTACCTGCTAGGCGTACGTCAGGAAGTAGAGCTCACGGGGGAGGTGATTACCGACGCCCGCGTCGATTTTGACGAGCTCAACCGCCCCCAGGTCTCTATGACCATGAACTCCGAAGGTGCGCGCATCTGGGCTCGCCTGACCGGGGCTAACGTTGGCAAGCATATTGCCATTGTACTTGACAACGTTGTGTATTCCTACCCTGTCGTTAATGAACGCATTCCCAGCGGCCGCTCTTCCATTACTGGCCTAGCCTCACAAGAAGAAGCCCAAGACATCGTAACGGTGCTTAAGTCAGGTGCCCTACCGGCCCCAGTGGATATTGTGGAAGAGCGAACCGTAGGGCCTAGCCTGGGAGAGGCTTCCATTCGTGCTGGGTTGCGCTCGACGCTCATCGGGTTACTGGTCGTCGCGTTGTTTATGATCTTTTATTACCGAACGGCCGGCATGATTGCCGATCTGGCATTGGTGCTGAATCTCATCTTCATTCTGGGCATCCTGGCTGCTTTTAATGCAACGCTGACGCTGCCCGGCATTGCGGGTATTGTGCTGACCATTGGCATGGCGATCGACGCAAACGTGCTGATCTTTGAGCGTATGCGGGAAGAGCTGGCAACCGGAAAGACCTTCCGGGCTGCACTGGATTTGGGGTATTCAAAGGCCTTGAGCGCCATCTTTGACGGCAACATCACTACTTTCTTTACCGGCGTTATTCTTTACTCGTTTGGCATTGGACCGATTCAAGGATTTGCCGTAACGCTGATGGCCGGTATTGCTGCTTCACTGTTTAGCGCGCTTGTGGTCACGCGCATTGTGTTTGACTATCTGGTGTTAGAGCGAAAGCTTCTGGTTAGCGTAGGCTGA
- the secF gene encoding protein translocase subunit SecF: MRIFENTHFPFVKHRKKAYVFSGALMLLSVVSLMTRGLELGIDFTGGMELVVSGASAPGATAVREALTPALGSEPEVKTFGESDLLIRVAAEGEITEVQQRIIETIRQRFPGTQPAIVQTDVVGPRFAEDLKQAALYSVLGAMLVIFVYILIRFEWRFGLGAVVALFHDILITLGLFSFLHGWLPFSLAIDQTIIAAFLTIAGYSVNDTVIVFDRIREYTTIFKTTPFEEVVDRSINATLSRTIITSGSTLLVILVLFIFGGEVLKGFTFALLVGIGIGTYSSIFVASPIVIELKRARRQRLAVAR, encoded by the coding sequence ATGCGTATATTCGAAAACACCCACTTTCCTTTTGTTAAACACAGGAAAAAGGCTTATGTCTTTTCCGGTGCCTTGATGTTGCTGAGCGTAGTGTCGCTGATGACGCGTGGGCTGGAGTTGGGCATTGACTTTACTGGGGGCATGGAGCTTGTCGTAAGCGGCGCTAGTGCCCCAGGGGCTACGGCCGTACGTGAGGCGCTGACCCCTGCGTTGGGCAGTGAGCCTGAGGTCAAAACGTTTGGTGAGAGCGACCTGCTGATTCGCGTAGCCGCCGAGGGCGAGATTACTGAGGTTCAACAACGCATCATAGAAACCATTCGGCAGCGGTTTCCGGGAACGCAACCTGCAATCGTGCAAACCGACGTTGTAGGGCCACGCTTTGCCGAAGATTTGAAGCAGGCGGCGTTGTACTCGGTACTGGGGGCGATGCTGGTCATCTTTGTCTATATCCTCATTCGTTTTGAGTGGCGGTTTGGTCTGGGTGCGGTAGTAGCGCTGTTTCATGACATCCTCATTACGCTAGGGCTTTTTTCTTTCCTGCATGGATGGCTTCCGTTTTCGCTGGCCATCGATCAGACCATCATCGCTGCATTTTTGACGATTGCAGGCTATTCGGTAAACGATACGGTCATCGTGTTCGACCGCATTCGGGAGTATACCACAATCTTTAAGACCACGCCTTTTGAGGAGGTTGTCGATCGCTCTATTAACGCCACCCTAAGCCGTACAATCATTACTTCTGGCTCAACCTTGCTGGTCATTCTAGTTCTGTTTATATTCGGTGGAGAGGTGCTTAAAGGATTTACATTTGCATTGCTTGTGGGCATTGGTATTGGGACGTATTCGTCAATTTTTGTGGCGTCTCCCATTGTCATCGAACTCAAACGGGCGCGGCGGCAGCGACTGGCTGTAGCCCGGTAA
- a CDS encoding STAS domain-containing protein, whose product MNFSIEERYNAVVVTLKGNVMGGPDGVSLHERIHELIREGKKNVVVDLSKVKFMNSSGLGMLISAMTSLRNAGGDLRLANVADRIQSLLIITRLITVFKHYESVEEAVKSFETDPPVPVAQTT is encoded by the coding sequence ATGAATTTCTCCATCGAAGAGCGTTACAACGCGGTAGTCGTCACGCTGAAAGGCAATGTGATGGGCGGGCCAGATGGCGTGAGTCTGCATGAACGCATTCATGAACTTATCCGCGAGGGAAAGAAAAACGTGGTGGTGGATTTGTCGAAGGTGAAGTTCATGAATTCGAGTGGGTTGGGCATGCTCATCAGCGCGATGACTTCGCTACGCAATGCTGGTGGCGACCTACGCCTGGCTAACGTAGCCGACCGTATTCAGTCGCTGCTTATTATTACCCGTTTAATTACGGTTTTTAAGCACTACGAATCGGTAGAGGAGGCCGTAAAAAGCTTTGAAACGGATCCTCCGGTTCCTGTCGCGCAAACAACCTGA
- a CDS encoding adenylosuccinate synthase — MPVTVVIGSQWGDEGKGKIVDLLSQEVDIVARYQGGANAGHTICWGNQTFVLHLVPSGIFHEGVTCVIGNGVVLDPVALLEEIRMIRALGYEVEGRLLISHNAHLIMPYHRKLEEARERFREADAIGTTGRGIGPAYMDKFARTGIRVVDLLDRDVLRKKLKQAIEEKNAILREVYKAEALDVDAIIEEYVEFDKLIDPYVTDTSEYLNRALREGKHVLAEGAQGSLLDVDFGTYPYVTSSHPTVGGCCTGLGIPPTEIRRIIGIVKAYCTRVGNGPFPTEQNNEIGERLRSIGHEYGATTGRPRRCGWLDLVALRYSAMINGFTELAITKLDVLTGFEELPVCTRYRYNGKLSQRFPSEAHTLEKVEPLYDVLPGWQEDIAGARRFDELPEAAQRYLQFIAHYTGVDIHLISTGPKREQTIWDGRAIVAASA, encoded by the coding sequence ATGCCGGTAACGGTTGTCATTGGAAGCCAGTGGGGCGACGAAGGAAAAGGGAAGATTGTGGACCTGCTTAGCCAAGAGGTCGACATTGTGGCCCGCTATCAGGGTGGGGCTAATGCAGGTCATACGATTTGCTGGGGCAATCAGACATTTGTATTACACTTAGTCCCGAGCGGCATTTTTCACGAAGGTGTCACCTGCGTGATTGGCAATGGTGTGGTGCTCGATCCGGTTGCCCTTCTGGAAGAAATTCGCATGATCCGGGCGTTGGGCTACGAGGTCGAAGGGCGATTGCTCATCTCCCATAACGCCCACCTAATCATGCCCTACCATCGCAAGTTGGAAGAGGCGCGCGAGCGTTTTCGCGAAGCCGATGCCATCGGCACCACAGGGCGGGGCATCGGCCCGGCCTATATGGACAAGTTTGCTCGCACGGGCATCCGGGTGGTCGATTTGCTGGACCGCGATGTGCTGCGCAAAAAGCTGAAGCAGGCTATCGAGGAAAAAAATGCGATCCTGCGCGAAGTCTACAAAGCTGAGGCGCTGGATGTCGACGCGATCATCGAAGAGTACGTCGAGTTTGATAAGCTTATTGATCCTTATGTGACCGATACTTCAGAGTACTTAAACCGAGCCCTGCGGGAAGGTAAGCACGTCTTGGCCGAGGGAGCGCAAGGATCGTTGTTGGATGTGGACTTTGGCACCTATCCGTACGTCACCTCCAGCCATCCTACCGTAGGGGGATGCTGCACCGGACTGGGAATCCCGCCTACCGAAATCCGCCGCATCATCGGTATCGTGAAAGCTTATTGCACGCGTGTGGGCAACGGACCATTTCCTACGGAGCAAAACAATGAAATTGGCGAGCGGCTACGTAGCATTGGGCACGAGTACGGGGCTACGACAGGACGCCCACGCCGCTGCGGTTGGCTCGATCTGGTGGCGCTGCGCTATTCGGCCATGATCAACGGCTTTACTGAACTGGCCATTACAAAGCTGGACGTGCTTACAGGCTTTGAGGAGCTCCCGGTTTGCACGCGCTATCGCTACAATGGCAAACTGAGCCAGCGCTTTCCCAGTGAAGCCCACACCTTGGAAAAAGTCGAACCCCTGTACGACGTGCTGCCTGGCTGGCAGGAGGATATTGCCGGTGCTCGTCGGTTTGATGAGCTGCCCGAAGCTGCGCAACGCTACCTGCAGTTTATCGCTCACTATACCGGCGTGGATATTCACTTGATTTCAACTGGTCCAAAGCGCGAGCAAACCATCTGGGACGGCCGCGCCATCGTTGCAGCCTCTGCATAA
- a CDS encoding sensor histidine kinase, which yields MKAYRLSVNLKLGLVIAAVAIAVASVAYTNWLANQLRAREQFLVRLWAAAQEQLASAEHINPYLDVFQDLEHQIDVVGERNPAQKARYREALAWARSMPPAFELTLASEIVLEGAFDIPAIITDSSGQQPLFWRNVPVPEVLTGLSRRDSAKAQARLAQLVAEMDRVHAPIPIRLRFGEAALVQQVHYGESRLVRQLRIFPYIQLFIVGLFILVGYLGFSYVRRSEQRSLWVGMAKEAAHQLGTPLSSLMGWIEWLRSDSLTAVQQREALDEIEKDIDRLRRVAQRFSEIGSLPRLERQPLAPVLQATADYIRRRMPSLGKQVALVVEAPEGLELPLNAELFEWVIENLLKNALDAIEGPQGEITVRAYAQGRVVHIDVRDTGKGIERRQWKHIFRPGYSTKKRGWGLGLSLAKRIVEDYHGGTIALVHSKPGQGSTFRITLPLR from the coding sequence ATGAAGGCTTACCGCCTTTCGGTCAATTTAAAACTCGGATTGGTTATTGCTGCTGTAGCCATAGCCGTGGCTTCGGTAGCCTATACCAACTGGCTAGCCAACCAACTGCGCGCGCGCGAGCAATTTTTGGTACGGCTTTGGGCTGCTGCCCAAGAACAATTGGCTTCTGCTGAGCACATTAATCCTTATCTTGATGTTTTTCAAGATCTTGAGCATCAGATCGATGTCGTAGGGGAACGGAATCCGGCGCAGAAGGCTCGCTATCGCGAAGCGTTGGCTTGGGCGCGCAGCATGCCTCCTGCATTTGAGCTCACGTTAGCTAGCGAGATTGTCTTAGAGGGGGCTTTCGATATTCCGGCGATCATTACGGATTCAAGCGGGCAGCAGCCGCTTTTCTGGCGCAATGTACCGGTGCCCGAGGTGCTGACCGGGCTTTCACGACGCGATTCGGCCAAGGCACAAGCCCGCCTGGCGCAGCTGGTGGCCGAGATGGATCGGGTGCACGCTCCGATTCCGATTCGCTTGCGCTTTGGGGAGGCGGCGTTGGTCCAACAGGTGCACTATGGCGAGTCGCGTTTGGTGCGGCAGCTTCGCATTTTTCCCTACATCCAACTTTTCATTGTCGGTCTGTTCATTCTGGTAGGGTATTTGGGGTTTTCGTATGTGCGGCGTAGCGAGCAGCGTAGCTTGTGGGTGGGGATGGCTAAGGAAGCTGCACACCAGCTTGGCACACCCCTTTCAAGTCTCATGGGCTGGATTGAATGGCTGCGCAGCGATAGCCTGACCGCTGTGCAGCAGCGTGAGGCCTTGGACGAGATTGAAAAAGACATCGACCGGCTTCGGCGCGTGGCGCAGCGTTTTTCTGAGATCGGTTCTCTGCCGCGCCTAGAGCGGCAGCCACTGGCGCCTGTATTGCAGGCTACTGCCGACTACATCCGCCGCCGAATGCCCAGCCTAGGTAAGCAGGTTGCACTTGTGGTTGAAGCCCCTGAAGGGCTCGAGCTTCCGCTAAATGCGGAGCTTTTCGAATGGGTCATTGAGAACCTGCTTAAAAACGCCCTAGATGCTATTGAGGGACCGCAGGGTGAGATTACCGTACGCGCCTATGCCCAGGGCCGCGTGGTCCATATCGACGTGCGCGACACCGGCAAAGGCATCGAGCGGCGGCAATGGAAGCATATTTTTCGTCCTGGCTATAGCACCAAAAAGCGGGGTTGGGGCCTAGGGTTAAGTCTGGCTAAGCGCATCGTAGAAGATTATCACGGCGGCACCATTGCGCTGGTGCACTCTAAGCCTGGCCAGGGTTCGACGTTTCGTATTACGTTGCCGCTGCGCTAA
- a CDS encoding SAM-dependent chlorinase/fluorinase — protein sequence MNENALDPVSLMGIGGMQLVSFAYPSQDNGMAFSRPLVTLTTDFGTRDAYVAAMKGVLLSIAPQACLVDITHEIHPQDILEAAFVLREAVPYFPSGTIHLVVVDPGVGTQRRAVALRHKEHWFVGPDNGIFTLVLGTEQPEALVELDRPAFWRTPTPSQTFHGRDIFAPVAGHLATGKALEELGTPRDRLSTLHWMEPSGSAEGLQGWVVHIDRFGNCITNISRTLFTQYGRGRPFRCYVGSHIFQQIHPTYGAVAHGEALLLFGSSDYLEVAVNGGNAAELLAISRGTPVHIVFQKTA from the coding sequence GTGAACGAAAATGCGCTGGATCCCGTTTCCCTTATGGGCATTGGAGGAATGCAATTGGTATCTTTTGCGTATCCTTCCCAAGACAACGGCATGGCTTTTTCAAGACCGCTTGTTACACTCACTACGGACTTTGGCACGCGCGATGCCTATGTGGCCGCCATGAAAGGCGTGCTGCTCAGCATTGCGCCTCAGGCATGCCTGGTTGACATCACCCACGAAATTCATCCCCAAGATATCCTGGAAGCGGCATTCGTGCTGCGCGAAGCCGTGCCGTATTTTCCTTCAGGAACCATTCATCTCGTGGTGGTTGACCCAGGTGTAGGCACCCAGCGCCGAGCTGTAGCCCTGCGCCATAAAGAACACTGGTTTGTAGGACCCGATAATGGAATTTTTACGTTGGTTTTAGGTACAGAGCAACCCGAAGCTTTGGTCGAATTAGACCGCCCGGCCTTTTGGCGAACGCCAACGCCCAGCCAGACTTTCCATGGGAGGGATATCTTTGCGCCTGTAGCTGGGCATCTGGCTACAGGCAAAGCACTTGAAGAGCTCGGTACGCCGCGTGATCGACTGTCCACACTGCACTGGATGGAGCCCTCAGGCAGTGCTGAGGGACTGCAAGGCTGGGTGGTCCATATCGACCGCTTTGGAAATTGCATCACGAATATCTCGCGCACCCTATTTACGCAGTACGGCCGCGGCCGACCGTTTCGGTGCTATGTAGGCAGCCACATTTTCCAACAAATCCACCCCACTTATGGCGCAGTAGCCCACGGTGAGGCCCTGCTGCTGTTTGGCAGTAGCGACTATCTGGAAGTAGCCGTTAACGGTGGTAATGCAGCTGAGTTGCTAGCTATCTCCCGGGGAACACCTGTACATATTGTATTTCAAAAGACCGCATAG
- a CDS encoding YraN family protein: MDNRQIGIQGEDLAAAYLEQQGYRILARQYRFERAEVDLVCFEPAPRPEEGGEIVFVEVKTRRGLGFGRPEEAVTPEKQRHLIRAAQAYLYEHHLQRARCRFDVIAIVLQDQDPPEIRHFKDAFWAT, encoded by the coding sequence ATGGACAACCGGCAAATAGGTATCCAGGGGGAAGATTTGGCCGCAGCCTATCTGGAACAGCAGGGCTACCGCATTTTAGCGCGACAGTACCGCTTTGAGCGGGCTGAAGTCGACCTGGTATGCTTTGAACCCGCACCGCGGCCGGAAGAAGGGGGTGAGATTGTATTTGTCGAGGTCAAAACGCGGCGCGGCCTTGGGTTTGGTCGACCAGAAGAGGCCGTCACCCCTGAAAAGCAGCGCCACCTGATTCGTGCAGCCCAGGCCTATCTTTATGAACACCATCTGCAGCGGGCGCGTTGCCGCTTTGACGTGATCGCTATTGTGTTGCAGGATCAAGACCCTCCCGAAATCCGACATTTTAAAGATGCATTTTGGGCAACGTAG
- the nth gene encoding endonuclease III: MPAEEAQTRVYALLERLRAAYPKATTELQWSNPFTLLVVTVLSAQTTDKKVNEISPELFRRYPTAEALAQAQPEELEPLLRPLGYFRQKARTLVKLARQLVEQHHGEVPRSMESLTALPGVGRKTAAIVLGTAFGLQEGIAVDTHVSRVAQRLGLSTHQAPEKIEQDLMALIPREAWTWFGHALVLHGRYVCLARRPRCSRCVIADLCPRIGVTAAA; encoded by the coding sequence ATGCCTGCTGAAGAAGCACAAACGCGCGTTTATGCGTTGCTTGAACGCCTGCGCGCAGCCTATCCGAAAGCTACTACTGAGCTGCAATGGTCGAACCCGTTTACGCTACTGGTGGTTACTGTGCTCTCTGCTCAGACCACCGATAAAAAAGTCAACGAAATCTCCCCAGAGCTTTTCCGGCGCTATCCTACAGCTGAAGCATTGGCCCAAGCGCAACCCGAGGAACTGGAGCCTCTTCTCCGCCCACTAGGCTATTTCCGTCAGAAAGCACGCACACTGGTCAAGCTTGCCCGCCAACTGGTTGAACAGCACCATGGTGAAGTACCTCGTTCCATGGAATCCCTTACAGCCTTACCAGGCGTAGGTCGTAAGACCGCTGCTATTGTGCTAGGTACGGCTTTTGGCCTTCAAGAGGGAATAGCCGTCGACACACATGTCAGCCGTGTGGCGCAGCGCCTGGGTTTAAGCACACATCAAGCACCGGAAAAAATCGAGCAGGATTTAATGGCGCTTATTCCACGTGAAGCTTGGACGTGGTTTGGGCATGCCCTGGTGCTCCATGGGCGTTACGTCTGCCTAGCTCGCCGGCCCCGGTGTAGCCGTTGCGTCATAGCCGACCTGTGTCCGCGTATTGGCGTAACAGCTGCTGCCTGA
- a CDS encoding FAD-dependent oxidoreductase, whose amino-acid sequence MVRYEADVVIVGGGLAGLVTALELLSKNRRVVLLDRDEPERLGGLAREAFGGIFLVDTPHQRRLRIHDSPELAWSDWQRCARFGPEDHWPRQWARRYCERSIPLIFEFLDRLGVRFLPLVNWPERGLHEPLNSVPRWHLVWGTGYELTARILAALEAHPNRNHLTLHFAHTVTDLVQEGGCVVGVEGVIRPTGTPFAARGGAVVIATGGICGGDLQKLREHWPLAWGDPPRVLLNGAHRYADGMLHDRAVALGAQATHLDRQWHYAAGVHHPARRRPNDGLSLVPPRSALWCNALGRRIGPIPLVAYTDTRWIVEQILHQPGQYSWLVLNHKIAVRELAVSGCDYMEAYRYKKRLRMLWELLRGNHRLVERLIHECPEDFVVADTLEALVEGMNARSLFGLQVDGEGLARDLQAYDAMIARGPAFFNDEQLRRLMNFRTYRADRLRLCRFQPILDPKARPLIAIRCFILSRKSLGGLKTNLEGQVLGSKDMPIPGLYAVGEAAGFGGGGIHGQGALEGTFLGGCILTARVTAQHL is encoded by the coding sequence ATGGTACGCTATGAAGCCGACGTAGTCATTGTAGGAGGTGGGTTGGCCGGGCTGGTTACAGCGCTGGAACTCCTCAGCAAAAACCGGCGCGTGGTGCTTCTCGACCGTGATGAGCCAGAACGGTTGGGAGGCCTTGCGCGCGAAGCGTTTGGGGGCATCTTTTTGGTCGATACGCCTCATCAGCGCCGGTTGCGTATTCACGATAGCCCAGAGCTGGCCTGGAGCGACTGGCAGCGCTGCGCGCGTTTTGGTCCAGAAGACCACTGGCCACGTCAATGGGCGCGGCGCTACTGTGAGCGGTCAATTCCGCTTATTTTTGAATTTCTGGATCGGTTAGGTGTGCGCTTTTTACCGCTGGTCAACTGGCCTGAGCGTGGGCTGCATGAGCCGCTCAATTCCGTGCCTCGTTGGCACTTGGTGTGGGGAACAGGATATGAGCTGACAGCCCGTATCCTTGCAGCCCTTGAAGCCCATCCTAACCGCAACCATCTTACGCTGCATTTTGCGCACACCGTAACTGACTTGGTGCAGGAAGGTGGATGCGTTGTTGGTGTAGAAGGGGTTATTAGGCCTACAGGCACTCCGTTTGCGGCGCGAGGGGGAGCTGTGGTGATTGCTACAGGAGGCATCTGCGGAGGTGATTTGCAAAAGCTTCGAGAGCATTGGCCCCTGGCGTGGGGAGACCCGCCCCGCGTGCTCCTCAACGGAGCGCATCGGTATGCCGACGGTATGCTCCATGACCGAGCAGTAGCCTTGGGGGCACAGGCGACGCACCTGGATCGCCAGTGGCACTATGCTGCTGGTGTGCATCATCCTGCACGCCGCCGCCCAAACGACGGGCTGAGTCTTGTGCCCCCACGGTCTGCCCTTTGGTGCAATGCGTTGGGACGGCGCATTGGTCCGATACCGCTTGTGGCCTATACCGATACCCGTTGGATTGTTGAACAGATTCTGCACCAGCCTGGCCAATACAGCTGGCTGGTGCTCAACCACAAAATCGCCGTGCGAGAGCTGGCTGTCTCGGGCTGCGACTACATGGAGGCTTACCGCTACAAAAAACGGCTACGCATGCTCTGGGAACTCTTGCGCGGCAACCATCGCCTTGTAGAGCGGCTAATCCATGAGTGCCCAGAGGATTTTGTCGTTGCGGATACGCTTGAGGCACTTGTTGAAGGCATGAACGCGCGCAGCTTGTTTGGCCTTCAGGTGGATGGAGAAGGCTTGGCACGTGACCTGCAGGCCTACGATGCTATGATCGCGCGCGGCCCGGCTTTTTTCAACGATGAGCAACTCCGACGGCTGATGAACTTCCGCACCTACCGGGCTGATCGGCTTCGGCTGTGTCGCTTCCAGCCAATTCTTGACCCTAAAGCCCGTCCGCTTATTGCCATTCGCTGCTTTATTTTAAGCCGTAAAAGCTTGGGTGGGCTAAAGACCAACCTAGAGGGACAAGTGCTTGGCTCCAAGGACATGCCTATTCCCGGGCTTTATGCTGTGGGGGAGGCGGCCGGATTTGGGGGCGGTGGCATCCACGGCCAAGGCGCGCTCGAAGGTACCTTCTTGGGCGGTTGTATCCTTACAGCGCGTGTGACAGCGCAACATCTGTAG